A single region of the Lysinibacillus sp. B2A1 genome encodes:
- a CDS encoding neutral trehalase has translation MRLWHVDLLKYLPKGQLLSQWRELNSIFAKEDKHILINYIYEYSKNDLYIYTEKVIEEMKNRGYQIRSFEKMNKYFGNLESVKHVKPFKNHHDTEYLQICYYNLKEKFIRGQKDFEEEMYNNLYRYVKDILQNSIDGFN, from the coding sequence ATGAGATTATGGCATGTGGATTTATTAAAGTATCTACCAAAAGGACAACTACTTTCACAGTGGAGAGAATTAAATAGTATATTTGCCAAAGAGGATAAACATATATTAATTAATTATATATATGAGTATTCTAAAAACGATTTGTATATTTATACAGAAAAAGTAATTGAAGAAATGAAAAATCGTGGTTATCAAATTAGATCATTTGAAAAAATGAATAAATACTTCGGAAATTTAGAGTCAGTTAAGCATGTTAAACCTTTTAAAAATCATCATGACACTGAATATCTTCAAATTTGTTATTACAATCTGAAGGAAAAATTTATACGGGGTCAGAAAGATTTTGAAGAAGAGATGTATAATAATTTATATAGGTACGTAAAAGACATACTTCAGAACAGTATCGATGGTTTTAACTAG
- a CDS encoding DUF1877 domain-containing protein → MGMIGYYIALPEEEIQQLASGTKMLEDMDPYNRENLDIDKSWQALYYLLCEDICDGEPPLGYVVPMDQANYLEFGDIGAFYLAHRQICEAYQAIEAMTQDELLAKYNYNKMLEENIYPLYGDGEEKDGEAEQFFDYLYSYFMDIRKFFAETISEGKGLVFCIS, encoded by the coding sequence ATGGGAATGATCGGTTACTACATTGCTTTGCCAGAAGAAGAAATCCAGCAGCTTGCGAGCGGAACTAAAATGCTAGAGGACATGGACCCCTATAACAGGGAAAATCTTGATATTGATAAATCATGGCAGGCGCTTTATTACTTACTCTGCGAAGATATTTGTGATGGCGAGCCACCTCTTGGTTATGTCGTTCCAATGGATCAGGCTAACTATTTGGAATTTGGAGATATTGGTGCCTTTTATTTAGCTCACCGACAAATTTGTGAAGCCTATCAAGCCATTGAAGCGATGACACAAGATGAGCTTCTAGCTAAATACAACTATAATAAGATGCTTGAGGAGAACATCTATCCTCTCTACGGCGACGGTGAAGAGAAAGATGGAGAAGCAGAACAGTTTTTTGACTATCTATACAGTTATTTTATGGACATTCGCAAGTTCTTTGCTGAAACCATATCTGAAGGCAAAGGACTAGTATTCTGTATTTCATAA
- a CDS encoding AraC family transcriptional regulator encodes MKQEIRIVKYDAQLKVEAYHFKGIMQKFPNHFHEYYVIGFIENGKRLLSCKSKEYIIEPGDLLIFNPRDNHACEQIDGKTLDYRCINIQPEIMRRAVFAVTGKEQLPYFTSQVLFHNELVVVLRDLHQMLMQEEVCLRKEEVFYFLLEQLIEEYTEQGISTNILEQNTKITAICEFLEKHYMDNIALEDLCNLTGLSKYYLLRSFTKQMGISPYSYLETIRIEKAKKMLEHGVLPIDVAFKTGFTDQSHFSNFFKKFIGLTPKQYMNIFKDARN; translated from the coding sequence ATGAAGCAGGAAATAAGAATAGTAAAATATGATGCACAATTAAAGGTTGAAGCCTATCATTTTAAGGGGATTATGCAAAAATTCCCTAATCATTTCCATGAATATTATGTGATTGGGTTTATAGAAAATGGTAAACGACTTTTATCCTGCAAATCTAAGGAATATATTATTGAACCAGGAGATTTGTTAATATTTAATCCCCGTGACAATCATGCTTGCGAGCAAATTGATGGTAAGACATTGGATTATCGCTGTATAAATATCCAACCAGAAATTATGAGAAGGGCTGTCTTTGCAGTTACGGGAAAAGAACAACTGCCTTATTTTACGTCCCAAGTACTTTTTCATAATGAATTGGTAGTTGTACTCCGGGATCTACATCAGATGCTTATGCAGGAAGAAGTTTGCTTGAGAAAAGAGGAAGTTTTTTATTTTCTTTTAGAACAATTAATTGAAGAATATACGGAGCAGGGAATATCAACAAATATTTTAGAGCAAAACACAAAAATAACAGCAATCTGTGAATTTTTAGAAAAACATTATATGGATAATATTGCACTAGAAGATCTATGTAATCTAACAGGATTGAGTAAATACTATTTACTTCGATCTTTTACAAAGCAAATGGGTATCTCCCCATATAGCTATTTGGAGACTATACGAATTGAAAAGGCAAAAAAAATGTTAGAACATGGAGTATTACCAATCGACGTGGCATTTAAAACTGGGTTTACTGACCAAAGCCATTTTTCTAACTTTTTCAAGAAGTTTATAGGGCTTACTCCTAAACAATATATGAATATTTTCAAGGATGCACGAAACTGA
- a CDS encoding EamA family transporter: protein MDTKKEIHGHFLAVVTIFIWGTTFISTKILLDAISPIEILFLRFIIGFLVLLLVYPHWFRVKEKKQELYFAGAGLCGVTLYYLLENIALTYTFASNVGVIIAIAPFFTAFLAHLFLDDEKLRLQFFIGFAVALVGIFFISFNGSSNLKLNPLGDILAVLAAAVWAAYSILTKKISEFHYNTIQTTRRIFFYGLIFMVPALFIVGYKPNINQLMQPTNLLNILFLGVGASALCFVTWNSAVKILGTIKTSVYIYMVPVITVITSVLVLHERITGFAVTGIILTLVGLFNSESKFLQNKHGD from the coding sequence ATGGATACAAAAAAAGAGATTCATGGACATTTTTTAGCAGTAGTCACTATTTTTATTTGGGGTACAACCTTCATATCAACTAAGATCTTATTAGATGCAATTTCACCTATTGAAATCTTATTTTTGAGATTTATAATTGGTTTCCTTGTTCTGCTCCTTGTTTATCCTCATTGGTTTAGAGTGAAAGAAAAAAAACAGGAGCTATATTTTGCAGGTGCTGGTTTATGTGGCGTTACACTATATTATTTACTCGAAAATATAGCACTAACCTATACCTTTGCATCCAATGTAGGTGTCATTATTGCGATAGCGCCATTTTTTACTGCTTTCCTTGCACATTTATTTTTGGATGACGAGAAATTAAGATTACAGTTTTTTATAGGTTTTGCTGTTGCACTCGTTGGAATTTTCTTTATTAGCTTCAACGGAAGTAGCAACTTAAAATTAAATCCATTGGGAGATATACTAGCTGTATTAGCTGCGGCTGTATGGGCTGCCTATTCTATACTGACAAAGAAAATCAGTGAGTTTCACTATAATACGATTCAAACAACACGAAGAATTTTTTTCTATGGGTTGATTTTTATGGTACCTGCATTATTTATTGTTGGATATAAACCAAATATAAATCAACTGATGCAGCCAACTAACCTATTGAATATTCTATTTTTAGGGGTAGGAGCATCTGCACTTTGTTTTGTGACGTGGAATTCTGCAGTAAAAATATTGGGTACAATTAAAACCAGTGTTTATATTTATATGGTACCTGTAATCACCGTTATTACTTCAGTACTTGTACTACATGAAAGAATTACAGGGTTCGCTGTGACTGGAATTATACTTACTTTAGTAGGATTATTTAATTCAGAGAGTAAATTTTTGCAAAACAAACATGGTGATTAG
- a CDS encoding transcriptional regulator, producing the protein MDWDKDSIFKALSDSTRRIILDELSERNELTLYELTARLVMKYNLTISRQAIAKHLNTLEEAGLVISERKGKYRVLTFNKEPLRNLLKEWID; encoded by the coding sequence ATGGATTGGGACAAAGATAGTATATTCAAAGCACTTAGCGACTCGACTCGACGAATTATATTAGATGAACTTTCCGAACGCAATGAGCTGACGCTGTATGAACTTACGGCACGTCTTGTTATGAAATATAACCTTACCATTTCACGACAGGCGATTGCTAAACATCTTAATACATTGGAAGAAGCAGGCCTTGTAATTTCGGAACGAAAGGGGAAATATCGAGTACTTACGTTTAACAAAGAACCACTAAGAAATTTGCTGAAAGAATGGATAGATTAA
- a CDS encoding glyoxalase, which produces MKIIITSIFVQDQDKALEFYTKTLGFVKKHDVPSGAYRWITIVSPDEEDSIELLLEPNEHPAAKEYQEKLFADGIPVTMFGVADIDKEYERLVEKDVRFTMKPTKMGEITIAVFDDTCGNLIQIIQH; this is translated from the coding sequence TTGAAAATCATTATTACTAGTATATTCGTCCAAGATCAGGACAAAGCATTAGAATTTTATACAAAAACGCTAGGCTTTGTAAAAAAGCATGACGTTCCTAGCGGAGCATATAGATGGATAACGATTGTTTCTCCTGATGAGGAAGATAGTATTGAGCTTCTACTCGAACCTAATGAGCACCCTGCTGCGAAAGAGTATCAAGAGAAGCTATTTGCAGATGGTATTCCAGTAACAATGTTTGGTGTTGCAGATATTGACAAAGAGTATGAACGATTAGTAGAAAAAGACGTAAGGTTTACTATGAAACCGACAAAAATGGGTGAAATCACAATAGCTGTCTTTGATGATACATGTGGCAACCTTATTCAGATTATACAGCATTAA
- a CDS encoding HicB family protein gives MAFENVIYPAFIRQEEKSFGVHFPTLLPDYGWEVCLSSGSTKEEAIQNAKKALAYLLAGALYDNEDLPSQAPIPANLVTEEMELVFIKTSYSDYAKEIEDHLPGRHWHIYFKRDEQSEFRAVAYKNKRGFWDVKVDGDLPIKIKKEKLLRLCPTYPEICKAQRRVEAEEAFDSFVIKVKEI, from the coding sequence ATGGCATTTGAAAATGTGATTTATCCAGCGTTTATAAGACAAGAGGAAAAAAGTTTCGGAGTTCATTTCCCAACATTACTTCCGGATTATGGGTGGGAGGTTTGCTTAAGCTCAGGCTCAACGAAAGAGGAAGCTATTCAAAATGCAAAGAAGGCTTTAGCATATTTGTTAGCGGGTGCTCTATATGATAATGAAGATTTACCAAGTCAGGCGCCCATTCCTGCTAATCTTGTAACAGAAGAGATGGAACTGGTTTTTATAAAAACATCTTATAGTGATTATGCGAAGGAAATTGAGGATCATTTACCTGGACGTCATTGGCATATCTATTTTAAAAGAGATGAGCAAAGTGAATTTCGAGCCGTTGCATATAAGAATAAACGAGGATTTTGGGATGTAAAGGTTGATGGTGATTTACCTATTAAAATCAAAAAAGAGAAGTTGTTAAGACTTTGTCCTACATACCCTGAAATTTGTAAAGCACAACGTCGTGTTGAGGCGGAAGAAGCATTTGATAGTTTTGTAATTAAAGTAAAAGAAATTTAG
- a CDS encoding short-chain dehydrogenase, protein MSKNFIIFGASQGLGDAFVKGLPIKGDTVWMVSRTRPNSLDLNDGVNRKWLSIDLSSQQQITILKETLQGIAIDVLIYNVGVWEKRGFEDDYTFDKDEVADISNLININLTSTITYIQALLPNLRQAKNGKIILIGSTAGLDHTNNAQVSFVASKFGLRGITNALREHVRKDRISVTCINPGELAAEIPYEEGAEKAILLYEGTRIPVQDIVSIVQCVISLSPVSCVKEINIPAITDLNA, encoded by the coding sequence ATGAGTAAGAACTTTATTATTTTTGGAGCAAGTCAAGGACTAGGGGATGCGTTTGTAAAGGGTTTACCTATAAAGGGTGATACGGTATGGATGGTGTCACGTACAAGACCAAATAGTTTAGATCTAAATGATGGAGTAAATCGTAAGTGGCTCTCAATTGATTTATCTAGTCAACAACAAATTACTATTTTAAAAGAAACGTTACAAGGGATTGCCATCGATGTATTAATTTATAATGTTGGGGTATGGGAAAAGCGTGGTTTTGAGGATGACTATACATTTGATAAGGATGAAGTAGCAGATATTTCAAACCTAATCAATATTAATCTAACTTCCACTATTACCTATATCCAAGCACTATTACCTAACTTAAGACAGGCGAAAAATGGGAAAATAATTTTAATTGGTTCAACGGCAGGTTTAGATCATACGAATAATGCACAAGTTTCGTTTGTCGCATCTAAATTTGGCTTACGGGGAATAACAAATGCGCTACGTGAACATGTAAGAAAAGATAGGATCTCCGTAACATGCATTAATCCAGGAGAACTTGCTGCAGAAATACCATATGAAGAAGGTGCAGAAAAGGCCATTCTTTTGTATGAAGGTACTCGTATTCCTGTTCAAGATATTGTATCCATTGTCCAATGTGTGATAAGTTTATCACCTGTTTCATGTGTAAAGGAGATTAATATCCCTGCTATAACAGATTTAAATGCTTGA
- a CDS encoding ABC transporter substrate-binding protein, whose protein sequence is MNISSRMIIIIKLGGSILYLHKILKTILFLTLIIILTACGNSHDTTKSSVEPDATTKIVKTKRGDVEIPIKPERIVTDGYLPELLVLGVKPIGSTQWDLENKVIKDQIDGIVTTGERSLETIVELKPDLIVTWVNDETIIQQYEKIAPTLSIPYGSTKDIYETMRYLGKALDKEDEAEQWIDKLDKTAETARKELADIIKPEETFALMGVFVVDKGFYIYGDGCYRGGEAIYKHLQLKPPAKQQQEMIGKEAYRQISYEVIPEYAGDYIFIDQGDLISEVWGEKEGLWNSLEAVKNKRVYKLDPDLFWGNDPISLELQIKEVVKMLSDKQ, encoded by the coding sequence ATGAACATATCATCGCGAATGATAATCATTATCAAATTAGGAGGTTCTATCTTGTACTTACATAAGATTTTAAAAACTATATTGTTTCTTACCCTGATAATCATACTCACAGCTTGTGGTAATTCCCACGACACCACTAAGTCATCAGTGGAGCCCGATGCAACGACCAAAATAGTCAAAACAAAACGTGGGGATGTTGAAATTCCAATCAAGCCTGAAAGAATTGTAACGGATGGATATTTGCCTGAGCTGCTTGTGCTTGGTGTGAAGCCGATTGGTTCAACACAATGGGATTTGGAGAACAAAGTCATTAAAGACCAGATTGACGGAATTGTCACTACGGGAGAGAGGTCGCTTGAGACAATAGTGGAGTTGAAGCCAGATTTAATCGTAACTTGGGTGAATGATGAAACTATTATTCAGCAGTACGAGAAGATAGCCCCAACCCTCTCTATCCCTTACGGCTCTACAAAAGATATTTATGAAACGATGCGTTATTTAGGCAAGGCTCTGGACAAGGAAGATGAAGCTGAGCAGTGGATAGATAAGTTAGATAAGACAGCTGAGACAGCGAGGAAAGAGCTTGCAGATATTATTAAACCAGAAGAAACCTTTGCACTAATGGGCGTATTTGTCGTGGATAAAGGATTCTATATTTATGGTGACGGGTGCTACAGGGGTGGTGAAGCCATTTATAAACACCTTCAATTGAAGCCACCAGCGAAACAGCAGCAAGAAATGATAGGGAAAGAAGCCTATAGACAAATTTCATATGAGGTCATTCCTGAATATGCTGGCGACTATATTTTTATTGATCAGGGCGATTTGATATCTGAAGTATGGGGAGAGAAAGAGGGGCTTTGGAACTCTCTTGAAGCTGTGAAAAATAAACGTGTATACAAGCTTGACCCAGATTTATTCTGGGGCAATGATCCAATATCATTAGAGCTTCAAATCAAGGAAGTTGTAAAAATGCTGAGTGATAAACAGTAA
- a CDS encoding MarR family transcriptional regulator, translated as MHDYLILIDKINQRFEQFKLLVIKETKEVEELENFHLTPQQEIIMFYIIRNEPVIANDIANHFDISKSAVSQVISKLEEMKMIVRQENSLNRRETFISLGNRGQEFHQLLKKIDDILVEKYYSKVSLIELKNVLDTLDKIVGTNNSKES; from the coding sequence ATGCATGATTATTTAATACTTATAGACAAAATCAATCAAAGATTTGAGCAGTTTAAATTGTTAGTTATCAAAGAAACCAAAGAGGTTGAGGAATTAGAGAACTTTCACTTAACTCCTCAGCAAGAAATTATTATGTTTTATATCATTCGGAATGAGCCAGTAATTGCAAATGATATTGCAAATCATTTTGATATTTCTAAAAGTGCGGTTAGCCAAGTTATTTCAAAGCTGGAAGAAATGAAAATGATAGTTCGTCAGGAGAATTCACTAAACCGTAGAGAGACTTTCATTTCTCTTGGGAATAGAGGTCAAGAATTTCATCAACTTCTAAAAAAAATTGACGACATTCTCGTAGAAAAGTATTATTCGAAGGTAAGTTTAATTGAGTTAAAAAATGTTCTTGATACATTAGATAAAATTGTTGGAACAAATAACAGCAAAGAGAGTTAA
- a CDS encoding ISL3 family transposase encodes MHSHSIKDLWDLPELKIIATTKINHQIFIDVMPIQSKQACPICAFENTTRRGISYVRKVRHLEAFGCPVYLNLPAIRMSCTACFAHFVWAYECVAPKKRYTKAFEATLPKQAIGSTITHTSRVANTPATTVARIVRSWKMEEATRVQKICQKKALACHNLVLGIDDFAIRKGHTYNTGLHDLRGGTFLDVIPGRRIEELHAYFNTQSTLCALKPVAIVMDLAKAYHTFAKKMYPAAIRIADRYHVNRYVTEALQAVRKSVQKQLAPYAKKDLKQHFRILGKRRDQLKNDEKNSLHRLLQYAEILHQVYSWKEAFIEWYDCSSTYELAKKGFERWLTQGTTIKHPAVESCLLTMRNWQEEICNYHQLRFTNAAVEGKNNLIKALQRRHFFTRNPQHYKETILLECNAEWIQYGS; translated from the coding sequence ATGCACTCTCATTCTATCAAGGATTTATGGGATTTACCAGAACTAAAAATTATCGCAACCACTAAAATAAATCACCAAATTTTCATTGATGTCATGCCAATTCAATCTAAACAGGCCTGTCCCATTTGTGCATTTGAAAATACGACTCGTCGCGGAATCAGCTATGTTCGAAAAGTGCGTCATCTCGAAGCGTTTGGTTGCCCTGTTTATTTGAATTTACCTGCCATTCGTATGTCGTGTACAGCTTGTTTTGCACATTTTGTATGGGCATATGAGTGTGTGGCACCGAAAAAACGATACACAAAGGCATTTGAAGCCACGCTGCCGAAGCAGGCAATCGGCTCTACCATCACGCATACATCACGTGTGGCAAACACACCCGCTACAACCGTTGCGCGTATCGTCCGTTCATGGAAAATGGAGGAAGCCACACGTGTCCAAAAAATTTGTCAGAAAAAAGCATTGGCGTGTCACAATCTCGTGCTAGGCATTGATGATTTTGCCATTCGTAAAGGGCATACGTATAACACGGGTCTCCATGATTTACGTGGTGGCACATTTTTAGATGTTATTCCTGGACGAAGAATCGAGGAATTACACGCCTATTTCAATACACAATCTACTCTTTGTGCGCTGAAGCCTGTCGCGATTGTCATGGATTTGGCAAAGGCCTATCATACGTTTGCGAAAAAGATGTATCCTGCAGCGATTCGTATTGCCGATCGTTATCATGTCAATCGTTACGTAACTGAAGCGCTTCAAGCCGTACGAAAATCCGTTCAAAAGCAGCTAGCACCGTATGCTAAAAAGGACCTTAAGCAACACTTCCGAATTCTTGGTAAACGACGTGATCAATTGAAGAATGATGAAAAAAATAGCCTACACCGACTGCTTCAATACGCTGAAATCCTCCATCAAGTCTACAGTTGGAAAGAAGCCTTTATCGAATGGTACGACTGTAGCTCCACGTATGAACTGGCGAAAAAAGGCTTCGAACGTTGGTTGACGCAAGGTACTACCATCAAGCATCCAGCCGTGGAATCCTGTCTGTTAACGATGCGCAATTGGCAAGAAGAAATCTGTAATTATCATCAATTACGCTTTACTAATGCGGCAGTAGAAGGGAAAAATAATCTCATTAAAGCACTGCAAAGACGCCATTTTTTCACGCGCAATCCGCAGCACTATAAAGAGACAATTTTACTAGAATGCAATGCTGAATGGATTCAGTATGGCTCTTAG
- the rocF gene encoding arginase → MNKEVTIIGVPMDFGQTRRGVDMGPSAIRYAGLTDRLEGLGYSIYDEGDLNIKIVNESEETEITTNLKNLKTVADANDKLGQKVDHVISSNRFPLVLGGDHSIAIGTLAGVSKHYENLGVIWYDAHGDLNTGETSPSGNIHGMSLAVSLGLGHPALTNIGGYGPKVKPENVVIIGARDLDPGEKQLIKEQGIKVYTMHEIDRLGMTTVMSETIEYLKERTDGVHLSLDLDGLDPNDAPGVGTPVAGGISYRESHLAMEMLSEANIITSAEFVETNPVLDKYNKTAIAAVALISSLFGDTLL, encoded by the coding sequence ATGAACAAAGAAGTTACAATTATTGGGGTGCCTATGGATTTTGGTCAAACTAGAAGAGGGGTTGATATGGGGCCAAGTGCTATTAGATATGCTGGGTTAACAGACCGACTTGAGGGCCTTGGCTATTCGATTTATGACGAAGGTGATTTAAATATCAAAATAGTAAATGAAAGTGAAGAAACAGAAATAACGACTAACTTAAAAAATTTAAAAACTGTAGCAGATGCTAATGACAAGCTAGGTCAAAAAGTAGATCATGTTATTTCCTCAAATCGCTTTCCATTAGTTTTAGGAGGAGATCATAGTATTGCTATTGGAACATTAGCGGGTGTCTCAAAACACTATGAGAATTTAGGTGTCATTTGGTATGATGCACATGGCGATCTAAACACAGGTGAAACCTCTCCTTCAGGCAATATACATGGAATGTCTTTGGCTGTAAGCTTAGGTCTTGGTCATCCTGCACTCACTAATATTGGAGGCTATGGTCCAAAAGTAAAGCCTGAAAATGTAGTGATTATTGGTGCTCGTGATTTAGATCCAGGAGAAAAGCAGCTTATTAAAGAACAAGGTATAAAAGTATATACCATGCATGAGATCGATCGATTAGGTATGACAACCGTTATGTCAGAAACGATTGAATATTTAAAGGAACGTACTGACGGTGTCCATTTATCTCTAGATTTAGATGGACTTGATCCAAACGATGCACCAGGTGTTGGAACTCCAGTTGCAGGTGGTATTAGTTATCGTGAAAGCCATCTTGCTATGGAAATGCTATCAGAGGCAAATATCATTACCTCAGCAGAGTTTGTAGAGACAAACCCAGTATTAGACAAATATAATAAGACGGCTATCGCTGCTGTAGCTTTAATCAGCTCTTTATTTGGCGATACATTACTTTAA